One part of the Nostoc sp. PCC 7120 = FACHB-418 genome encodes these proteins:
- a CDS encoding Uma2 family endonuclease: MTSAQIPLGVESTLPDHTQLPESDGTFVKNLQEHPQSLLLTDSIEPVLQKLHPDGQYCIGQDSGIYWRITEPPEKGAEAPDWFYVPNVPPTLNGQFRRSYVLWQEYVAPLIVLEFVSGDGKEERDKTPITGKFWVYEQAIRVPYYGIYEVKKANIEIYQLVHGQYELLPINERGHYPIETMGVELGIWQGLYQNLELPWLRWWDNQGNLLLTGWEQSHFAQARAERLAAKLRELGVNPDDL; this comes from the coding sequence ATGACCTCAGCACAAATACCATTAGGTGTTGAATCAACTCTGCCTGACCATACGCAGCTACCAGAATCTGACGGTACTTTCGTGAAAAACCTGCAAGAACATCCTCAAAGTCTATTGCTTACCGATTCCATTGAGCCAGTCTTGCAGAAGCTACACCCAGATGGACAATATTGCATTGGTCAAGATAGTGGTATTTATTGGCGCATCACTGAACCACCGGAAAAAGGCGCAGAAGCACCTGATTGGTTTTATGTACCGAATGTACCACCAACTTTAAATGGTCAATTTCGCCGTTCTTATGTACTGTGGCAAGAATACGTTGCACCGTTGATTGTATTGGAATTTGTCTCTGGTGATGGGAAGGAAGAACGAGATAAAACGCCAATCACAGGAAAATTTTGGGTTTATGAACAAGCAATTAGAGTCCCATATTATGGCATTTATGAAGTGAAAAAAGCCAATATAGAAATATATCAATTGGTGCATGGGCAGTATGAGTTATTACCCATTAATGAACGAGGACATTATCCTATTGAAACAATGGGGGTAGAGTTAGGTATTTGGCAAGGACTATATCAGAATCTCGAATTACCTTGGTTACGCTGGTGGGATAATCAGGGTAATTTACTCCTGACAGGGTGGGAGCAATCACACTTTGCACAAGCAAGAGCGGAACGCCTTGCAGCAAAGTTAAGAGAATTAGGTGTCAATCCAGACGATTTATAG
- the eis gene encoding GNAT family N-acetyltransferase, producing MTPGFKYTKGSQENIQQLGNILEQCFVMSFGDSEIYVKGIGLENFRVIYREQKVAGGLAILPMSQWWGGQRVPMAGIAAVGIAPEYRGDGAAIALIQHTLQEISEQDIPISVLYPATQRLYRKVGYEQAGSYCVWEIPADSIQIQHACLPLEPVVLKNNPIFHELYQQQAQLTHGYLDRHPAIWQGLNRTLDTETLYSYLIGDKDQPQGYIIFTQERTKDGSILRIRDWVMLSNAAVQSFWSFIANHRSMIDKVTWKSSVIDALTLVLPEQSATIKSQDRWMLRIVDVCKALEARGYPPGVEAELHLEVQDDLLSANQGKFILSVAHGKGEVTKGGKGELQLDIKGLASLYTSLFTPRQLQLTGKLQATEAALLKARQIFAGESPWMIDFF from the coding sequence ATGACACCTGGATTTAAATACACCAAGGGTAGTCAAGAGAATATTCAACAACTGGGGAATATTCTTGAACAGTGCTTTGTCATGTCCTTTGGTGACAGTGAAATTTATGTCAAAGGTATTGGCTTAGAAAACTTTCGCGTTATTTACCGTGAACAAAAGGTTGCAGGGGGACTGGCAATTTTGCCGATGAGTCAGTGGTGGGGGGGTCAGCGTGTACCAATGGCTGGTATTGCGGCTGTGGGTATTGCGCCAGAATATCGTGGTGATGGAGCTGCGATCGCTCTTATTCAGCATACCCTCCAAGAAATCTCTGAGCAAGATATCCCGATCTCGGTTCTCTATCCAGCTACACAACGCCTCTATCGAAAAGTAGGGTATGAACAAGCTGGTAGTTATTGTGTGTGGGAAATTCCCGCCGATAGTATTCAAATTCAACACGCCTGTTTACCCTTAGAACCCGTAGTTCTCAAAAATAATCCTATCTTTCATGAGTTGTATCAACAACAGGCGCAACTGACGCACGGATACTTAGACCGACATCCCGCCATTTGGCAAGGATTAAATCGCACACTTGATACAGAAACTCTCTATAGTTATTTAATTGGTGACAAAGACCAACCACAAGGTTACATCATCTTTACTCAAGAGCGAACCAAAGATGGCTCGATCCTCAGGATTAGAGATTGGGTAATGCTTTCAAATGCTGCTGTACAAAGTTTTTGGTCATTTATTGCCAATCATCGTTCGATGATTGACAAAGTAACGTGGAAAAGTTCTGTTATTGATGCGTTGACATTGGTGCTACCAGAACAAAGCGCCACAATCAAGAGTCAAGACCGTTGGATGTTGCGAATCGTCGATGTTTGCAAAGCACTGGAAGCGCGGGGTTATCCACCAGGAGTAGAAGCGGAGTTACATTTAGAAGTACAAGATGACCTGTTAAGCGCCAACCAAGGTAAATTTATCTTATCGGTTGCACATGGCAAAGGCGAAGTAACGAAAGGTGGAAAAGGTGAATTACAGCTAGATATTAAAGGATTAGCATCCTTGTACACCAGTTTATTTACACCCCGTCAGTTGCAGCTCACAGGAAAACTCCAGGCGACAGAAGCCGCACTCCTCAAAGCTAGGCAAATCTTTGCGGGTGAATCCCCTTGGATGATTGATTTCTTTTAA
- a CDS encoding DMT family transporter, whose product MHHSSGRWRLGLALSLLTVFLWGILPLALKVVLQALDVYTVIWFRFLVSFALLAVYLGIRGNLPKLKQLQANSWKLLAIATVMLASNYFLFMQGLALTSPANAEVIIQLAPLLLGFGGLILFQERYNFFQWLGVGILTLGYVLFFRSQLTNVITSHDNYVFGSALVALGAVVWAIYALAQKQLLQSLSSAQIMLVIYGGCTLLFTPFTKFEAISQLSNLHLLTLIFCALNTVIAYGAFAESLEHWEASRVSAVLALAPILTLLAVELISLIAPDLIPPERLTTTGIVGACLVVSGSVAIALKKAS is encoded by the coding sequence ATGCACCACAGTTCTGGTCGCTGGCGTTTAGGGCTGGCTTTATCTCTGCTAACTGTTTTTTTATGGGGAATTCTACCACTAGCGCTAAAGGTCGTACTGCAAGCACTTGATGTGTATACAGTTATTTGGTTTCGCTTTTTAGTTTCCTTTGCTTTGCTGGCTGTGTATTTAGGGATACGTGGTAACTTGCCAAAGCTAAAACAGTTACAAGCTAATTCTTGGAAGTTATTAGCGATCGCCACAGTCATGTTAGCCTCTAATTACTTTCTGTTTATGCAAGGTCTAGCCTTAACATCACCTGCAAACGCTGAAGTAATTATTCAATTAGCTCCCCTCTTGTTAGGTTTTGGTGGTTTAATTCTTTTTCAAGAAAGATACAATTTCTTTCAATGGCTTGGTGTTGGTATATTAACTTTAGGTTACGTTTTATTTTTTCGTTCTCAACTGACTAACGTTATTACATCTCATGATAACTATGTTTTCGGTAGTGCCTTAGTAGCTTTAGGAGCAGTAGTTTGGGCTATTTATGCTTTAGCACAAAAGCAATTATTACAGTCCCTATCTTCTGCCCAAATCATGCTAGTTATTTATGGAGGATGTACATTACTCTTCACCCCTTTCACCAAGTTTGAGGCAATTAGTCAACTCAGCAATCTTCATTTATTAACATTAATTTTTTGCGCTTTAAACACAGTAATTGCCTATGGTGCTTTTGCTGAATCTCTAGAACATTGGGAAGCCTCACGGGTAAGTGCAGTATTAGCTTTAGCACCGATATTGACTTTACTTGCAGTGGAATTGATATCACTTATTGCACCTGATTTAATTCCCCCAGAACGTCTGACAACTACAGGAATTGTGGGAGCGTGTTTAGTGGTCAGTGGTTCAGTGGCGATCGCCTTAAAAAAAGCTTCATAG
- a CDS encoding cupin domain-containing protein, with protein sequence MIIDPKNVPMERGTNYPDAFKAMVAGRIRQRLGNFAGLKNFGVNLVQLEPGSFSALRHWHSHQDEFIYILAGELTLITDAGEEILTPGMAAGFPAGEANGHHLVNRSAVVGVYLEVGDRTPNDQGFYPDVPDLMTPPSPDGKSRQFIHQDGTRYK encoded by the coding sequence ATGATTATCGACCCTAAAAATGTGCCTATGGAAAGAGGCACAAATTACCCCGATGCTTTCAAAGCAATGGTTGCAGGACGGATACGACAAAGGTTAGGCAACTTTGCTGGGTTGAAAAATTTTGGAGTCAACTTAGTGCAGTTAGAGCCAGGGAGTTTTTCTGCTTTGAGACACTGGCATTCTCATCAAGATGAGTTTATTTATATATTGGCAGGTGAACTGACTTTAATTACAGATGCCGGAGAAGAGATTCTCACACCAGGAATGGCGGCTGGATTTCCCGCAGGTGAAGCGAACGGACATCATTTAGTCAATAGGTCTGCGGTGGTTGGGGTGTATTTAGAAGTAGGCGATCGCACCCCCAATGACCAAGGTTTTTATCCCGATGTACCAGATTTGATGACACCACCTAGTCCTGATGGCAAATCCAGACAATTTATTCACCAAGATGGAACGCGATATAAATAG
- a CDS encoding peptidoglycan-binding domain-containing protein yields MTNANAQEASKVAEPVLRQGDSGAAVTELQRLLNAKGVKVSVDGIFGAGTQAAVIKFQRANGLTADGIVGSKTWVALRKVPTPTIRLVDVALNYDPTQFPHQVAALEWLQSQIPAATLNEFARRWRNQ; encoded by the coding sequence ATGACTAACGCTAATGCTCAAGAAGCCTCTAAAGTTGCAGAACCTGTACTCCGTCAAGGTGACTCTGGTGCGGCTGTGACTGAATTGCAAAGGTTGCTGAATGCCAAGGGTGTAAAGGTATCAGTTGATGGGATCTTTGGTGCGGGAACCCAAGCCGCAGTGATCAAATTTCAGCGCGCCAACGGTCTGACTGCTGATGGAATTGTTGGCTCAAAAACTTGGGTAGCTTTACGAAAGGTTCCTACTCCCACAATTCGTTTAGTAGATGTTGCTCTCAACTACGACCCAACCCAATTTCCCCATCAAGTAGCGGCTTTGGAATGGCTGCAAAGTCAAATTCCCGCAGCTACACTCAATGAATTTGCTCGTCGTTGGCGGAATCAGTAG
- a CDS encoding redoxin family protein, which produces MFSNREGQRVPQVTFRTRQNNEWVNVTTDDLFAGKTVAVFSLPGAFTPTCSSTHLPGYNELAKVFKDNGVDEIVCISVNDAFVMNEWAKTQEAENITLIPDGNGEFTEGMGMLVDKTDLGFGKRSWRYSMLVKDGVIEKMFIEPDVPGDPFEVSDAQTMLKHINPQAAKPKLVSLFTKVGCPFCARAKAALQENGIEYEEITLGKGITTRSLRAVTGATTVPQVFIDGVLIGGSEALTDYLSTIKQEKVGV; this is translated from the coding sequence ATGTTTTCCAATCGAGAAGGTCAAAGAGTTCCTCAAGTCACCTTTCGGACTCGTCAAAATAACGAATGGGTGAATGTAACAACTGATGATTTATTTGCAGGTAAAACAGTCGCTGTCTTCTCTTTACCTGGTGCATTCACGCCAACTTGTTCATCTACTCACCTACCTGGTTACAACGAGTTGGCTAAAGTGTTTAAAGACAATGGTGTCGATGAAATCGTCTGTATTTCCGTAAATGATGCTTTTGTGATGAACGAATGGGCAAAAACCCAAGAAGCAGAAAATATCACTCTGATTCCTGATGGTAACGGCGAATTTACCGAAGGGATGGGAATGTTAGTAGATAAGACAGACTTGGGATTTGGCAAACGTTCATGGCGTTATTCCATGTTGGTGAAAGATGGTGTAATTGAGAAGATGTTCATTGAGCCAGATGTACCAGGTGATCCATTTGAGGTGTCTGATGCTCAAACAATGCTCAAACACATTAATCCTCAAGCAGCCAAGCCAAAATTAGTTTCCTTGTTTACTAAGGTTGGTTGTCCTTTCTGCGCTCGTGCCAAAGCGGCGCTACAAGAAAATGGTATAGAGTACGAAGAAATTACCTTGGGTAAAGGAATTACAACTCGTTCTCTGCGTGCTGTCACGGGTGCAACAACTGTTCCGCAAGTATTTATTGATGGTGTATTAATTGGTGGCTCAGAAGCCTTAACAGACTATTTGAGTACAATCAAACAGGAAAAAGTAGGAGTTTGA
- the truB gene encoding tRNA pseudouridine(55) synthase TruB, translated as MQGFINLNKQFGWTSHDCVARLRKMLRLKRVGHAGTLDPAATGVLPIAVGKATRLLQYLPSDKAYKATVRFGVQTTTDDLQGEIITSQPCRGLSLSEVKTALPQFIGKIEQIPPIYSAIQVEGKRLYDLARKGEIIEVPARTVEVFSIDVLDWREGDFPELDVAIACGSGTYIRAIARDLGAVFHTGGTLAALIRTHSSGFNLTDSLTLTDLETQLQAGTFEPTPADAALQCLPSVTLPSISAQKWCQGQRIELNLETIGKVRVYQAETNIFLGIGELQAGVLIPQMVFEPIS; from the coding sequence ATGCAAGGTTTTATTAATTTAAACAAACAATTTGGTTGGACTTCCCACGACTGTGTAGCACGTTTAAGAAAAATGTTACGTCTCAAACGTGTGGGACACGCGGGAACATTAGATCCAGCAGCCACTGGGGTGTTACCTATCGCAGTTGGCAAAGCTACACGTTTATTGCAGTATCTGCCTAGTGACAAAGCTTATAAAGCTACTGTCCGTTTTGGTGTGCAGACTACAACAGATGATTTGCAAGGTGAAATTATTACTTCCCAACCTTGTCGGGGATTGAGTTTGTCTGAGGTGAAAACTGCACTACCCCAATTTATCGGCAAGATTGAACAAATACCACCCATTTACAGTGCGATTCAAGTAGAGGGAAAACGCTTATATGATTTGGCGCGTAAAGGCGAAATCATAGAAGTGCCAGCACGGACTGTAGAAGTTTTTAGTATAGATGTTTTGGATTGGCGGGAAGGAGATTTTCCCGAATTGGATGTGGCGATCGCCTGTGGTAGTGGTACATATATTAGAGCGATCGCTCGTGATTTAGGTGCAGTTTTCCACACAGGTGGAACTCTCGCCGCTTTGATCCGCACTCACAGCAGTGGCTTTAATCTAACAGATAGTCTCACCTTGACAGACTTAGAAACCCAACTGCAAGCAGGGACTTTTGAACCAACTCCCGCCGATGCAGCTTTGCAATGTTTACCGTCAGTTACCTTACCTAGCATATCTGCACAAAAATGGTGTCAGGGACAGCGAATTGAATTAAATTTAGAAACTATTGGTAAAGTGCGAGTTTATCAAGCAGAAACAAATATTTTCTTGGGTATAGGAGAATTGCAAGCAGGTGTGTTAATTCCCCAAATGGTGTTTGAACCGATTTCTTAA
- a CDS encoding Lin0512 family protein translates to MALKRLIIEMGMGVDQHGQEPTVAAARAVRNAIAHNALPGVWEVAGLSHPNEMIVEVQVAVPYPEKVREEEVLAVLPFGRKSLKVEFGGMVVQGRAIPELNDKNDEMLVAIASVTVLVETNQ, encoded by the coding sequence GTGGCTCTTAAACGCTTAATTATCGAAATGGGGATGGGAGTAGATCAGCATGGGCAGGAACCGACAGTAGCCGCAGCCAGGGCTGTCCGGAATGCGATCGCTCACAATGCCTTACCGGGTGTGTGGGAAGTCGCTGGTTTAAGTCATCCCAATGAAATGATTGTGGAAGTCCAGGTAGCAGTACCTTATCCAGAAAAAGTTAGAGAAGAAGAAGTGTTAGCAGTTTTACCCTTCGGACGCAAAAGCTTGAAAGTAGAATTTGGGGGTATGGTAGTCCAGGGACGCGCTATTCCCGAACTCAATGATAAAAATGACGAAATGTTAGTAGCGATCGCATCCGTAACAGTTTTGGTAGAAACTAATCAATAG